One window from the genome of Chiloscyllium plagiosum isolate BGI_BamShark_2017 chromosome 31, ASM401019v2, whole genome shotgun sequence encodes:
- the LOC122565285 gene encoding serine/threonine-protein kinase NIM1-like, with product MAIANLSVHNESLRGYLGTTQSIKWQMQRHMDEEEEEEEQNILLSPFEKVISDMKNSKKVKNELILGKRIGFYQLRGEIGTGNFSKVKLGIHCLTKEKVAIKIMNKKQITQKSRQLFINEILSMEQLHHPNIIRLYEMLETQSRLYLVLEYADGGDLFTKVSTRGRLLEYESKFIFIQIVSAVKHMHENNVIHRDLKAENVFYSATNCVKLGDFGFSAVCPLSEPLNTCCGSPPYAAPELFKENSYFGIHVDIWALGILLYFMVTATLPFRAETIRKLKKYILLGSYTIPSYVSDPCRKLIHGILQIIPTNRYTLDNILDSPWLKGMECPEPYQPFHLNPAHLVSSLPLNEEEKEVKKALRGLGITEEHICNNPNWDCHSPITGTYRILLHRSHKRHYSDGPVMMNNCPAKPRLNENRKKRLKARVQTSRMCLIL from the exons ATGGCTATTGCAAATCTTTCTGTTCACAACGAGAGTTTGAGGGGTTACCTCGGCACAACACAAAGTATTAAATGGCAGATGCAACGCCATATggatgaggaggaggaagaagaggagcaaAACATCTTACTCTCACCATTTGAGAAAGTTATTTCTGACATGAAGAATAGcaagaaagttaaaaatgaaCTGATACTTGGAAAAAGGATTGGATTTTACCAACTCCGTGGAGAAATTGGCACTGGGAACTTTTCAAAAGTGAAGCTTGGAATACACTGCTTGACAAAAG AAAAGGTGGCAATTAAAATCATGAATAAAAAGCAAATAACCCAGAAGTCACGACAACTGTTCATAAACGAAATTCTGAGTATGGAGCAACTTCATCATCCAAATATCATCAGGCTGTATGAGATGCTGGAAACACAATCTAGACTGTACCTGGTCTTGGAGTATGCAGATGGAGGGGATCTTTTTACCAAGGTCTCCACAAGGGGACGTCTCTTGGAATATGAGAGTAAATTTATATTTATTCAGATTGTATCAGCTGTTAAACATATG CATGAAAACAATGTGATCCATCGGGATCTCAAGGCAGAAAATGTGTTCTACTCAGCTACTAACTGTGTGAAGTTGGGTGACTTTGGCTTCAGTGCAGTGTGTCCTTTGTCAGAACCCTTAAACACTTGTTGTGGCTCTCCTCCATATGCAGCACCCGAGCTCTTTAAAGAAAATAGCTACTTTGGAATTCATGTGGACATCTGGGCCCTGGGCATCCTATTGTACTTCATGGTGACGGCAACCTTGCCTTTCCGTGCGGAAACTATCAGGAAGCTGAAAAAGTACATTTTACTAGGATCATACACAATTCCATCATATGTATCAGATCCCTGCCGGAAACTAATTCATGGAATTCTTCAAATCATTCCAACAAACCGTTACACCCTGGACAACATCCTGGACAGTCCATGGCTGAAGGGAATGGAATGTCCTGAGCCATACCAACCATTCCACTTGAATCCAGCACACCTAGTCAGTTCTCTCCCTCTAAACGAAGAGGAAAaggaggtgaagaaggcattgagaGGCCTGGGAATCACAGAGGAGCACATCTGTAATAATCCTAATTGGGACTGTCACAGTCCCATCACTGGGACTTATCGCATCCTTCTCCACCGGAGTCATAAGAGGCACTATTCAGACGGTCCTGTCATGATGAACAATTGTCCTGCAAAACCCAGGCTGAATGAAAACCGGAAGAAGCGTCTCAAAGCACGTGTGCAGACTTCACGGATGTGTCTAATTCTGTAA
- the pole4 gene encoding DNA polymerase epsilon subunit 4 isoform X1 — protein sequence MEERESGVGLQQAGESAQSLQPEVEVERPGLQHKLLRLPLSRIKGLMKADPDVSLASQEAVFAIGKATELFVEVIAKDAYSFALRGKRKTIQRKDVDNAVDATDEFAFLEGEKALLQQGATDKIILS from the exons ATGGAGGAACGCGAGAGCGGAGTGGGGCTGCAGCAAGCGGGGGAGTCGGCCCAGAGCCTGCAGCCGGAGGTCGAGGTGgagaggccgggcctgcagcatAAACTGCTCCGGCTGCCGCTGAGCCGGATCAAGGGGCTGATGAAGGCTGATCCCGATGTGTCGCTGGCGAGCCAGGAGGCCGTGTTCGCCATCGGGAAGGCCACG GAACTATTTGTTGAAGTGATTGCGAAGGATGCATATTCATTCGCTTTGCGGGGAAAACGCAAAACTATCCAGCGAAAGGATGTGG acAATGCAGTTGATGCTACagatgaatttgcatttttggAAG GGGAGAAGGCATTGCTGCAACAAGGTGCAACAGACAAAATTATCTTGAGTTGA
- the pole4 gene encoding DNA polymerase epsilon subunit 4 isoform X2: MEERESGVGLQQAGESAQSLQPEVEVERPGLQHKLLRLPLSRIKGLMKADPDVSLASQEAVFAIGKATELFVEVIAKDAYSFALRGKRKTIQRKDVDNAVDATDEFAFLEGSDGAAATL; encoded by the exons ATGGAGGAACGCGAGAGCGGAGTGGGGCTGCAGCAAGCGGGGGAGTCGGCCCAGAGCCTGCAGCCGGAGGTCGAGGTGgagaggccgggcctgcagcatAAACTGCTCCGGCTGCCGCTGAGCCGGATCAAGGGGCTGATGAAGGCTGATCCCGATGTGTCGCTGGCGAGCCAGGAGGCCGTGTTCGCCATCGGGAAGGCCACG GAACTATTTGTTGAAGTGATTGCGAAGGATGCATATTCATTCGCTTTGCGGGGAAAACGCAAAACTATCCAGCGAAAGGATGTGG acAATGCAGTTGATGCTACagatgaatttgcatttttggAAG GTTCTGATGGTGCCGCTGCAACTCTGTAA